The proteins below are encoded in one region of Populus alba chromosome 2, ASM523922v2, whole genome shotgun sequence:
- the LOC118057707 gene encoding uncharacterized protein isoform X5: MGEHEGWAQPPSELSPNGLLPNEAPSVIRVLDSERWSKAEERTAELIACIQPNQPSEELRNAVADYVQRLIAKCFPCQVFTFGSVPLKTYLPDGDIDLTAFSKNPNLKDTWAHQVRDMLENEERNENAEFRVKEVQYIQAEVKIIKCLVENIVVDISFNQLGGLCTLCFLEEVDNLINQNHLFKRSIILIKAWCYYESRILGAHHGLISTYALETLVLYIFHVFNNSFAGPLEVLYRFLKFFSKFDWDNLCVSLWGPVPISSLPDVTAERPRKDGGELLLSKLFLEACSAVYAVLPAGQDNQGQPFLSKHFNVIDPLRVNNNLGRSVSKGNFFRIRSAFAFGAKRLSRLIDCPKEDLCFEVNQFFLNTWERHGSGHRPDAPRNDLWLLRLSNHDHLHGPESLRNNSSSKPSGHEAQVDVAHGSCTVPSQNDNYSIDSTSKGSEVSTLSRTQSQKTNANTNSTRSTSDQSRRESTSNQSMHADRSQRNEKPDNLVTDFQGRYPFARTRSSPELSETYGEISSQGRRNKVQESGKGQSSSARLNHGRRKNLGSDNLKNHGISSSSDDPSSVRHTISSQNCNPAADSNSYHKDPCLDVASEEFVSVLGSQGMHQEEQDLVNVMASSTGLDFNGQVHVPLNMAPGHISLPIPPSVLASMGYGQRNMGGMVPANIPFLETPWGLNMQFPQGLIPSPLAHYLPGIELTSNQEDSIQPGNENIGPMKMNVREPDHDFWHEQERGSISGFDIENGSFEMHQLDDPQPSSSSYKFVSSSRRGGSGNSLRAHQKLTRETRGPAREESIGALIYQENRGTEEYFDDRSACSRSFTTVNISPLRSKTSSESSWEGSSAKMSKPVKEKRGRKTVSSAVQSSVYGKGKSASEHSSNLTDDDNKEWNEPSTMGPEPERSIGSQTESSAALHVSRHQVPGYERAQPSESDSLVPIAPVLLGHGSRQRSADNSGSGTVHYTFYPAGLPVPFVTMLPLYNFPTETGTSGASTSQFDGEEGLDNSDSGQNFDSSEGIDLSEVLSTSSSMRMAASVEPLEHKPDILNSDFHSHWQNLQFGRLCQNTQNPAPMIYPSPVMVPPVYLQGRFPWDGSGRPVSTNMNNFTQLSIVPVAPLQSASNRPAGAYQHYVDEMPRYRGGTGTYLPNPKVAVRDRHATNMRKGNHNYNRSDHHGDREVSWNNNSRARAAGRGNNRSHAEKSNTRPDWLAGESQAERTWGSHRHDMFPSCQSQNGPIRSNTTQSGSSNVAYEHLELGFVGPVGFSGANETLHLNEVSRSSGGFEDQRFHSSSAHQPSPDQPSSPHVQRGI; encoded by the exons ATGGGAGAGCATGAAGGGTGGGCACAGCCACCAAGTGAGCTATCGCCAAATGGCCTATTGCCCAATGAAGCGCCCTCTGTGATCAGAGTGCTTGATTCAGAGCGATGGTCAAAGGCCGAAGAGAGAACTGCAGAGCTTATTGCCTGCATTCAGCCCAACCAGCCCTCTGAAGAGCTTCGCAATGCCGTTGCAGATTATGTGCAGCGGCTTATTGCAAAGTGCTTTCCTTGCCAG GTATTCACCTTTGGGTCTGTACCACTTAAGACTTATTTACCTGACGGGGATATTGACTTAACAGCCTTCAGTAAGAATCCTAATTTAAAAGATACATGGGCTCATCAGGTTCGTGATATGCTGGAGAATGAGGAGAGGAATGAAAATGCTGAATTCCGAGTGAAGGAGGTTCAGTACATTCAGGCAGAG GTGAAGATAATAAAGTGTCTTGTGGAAAACATTGTGGTAGATATTTCATTTAACCAACTTGGTGGACTGTGCACCCTTTGTTTCCTTGAGGAG GttgataatttgataaatcaaAACCATCTATTCAAGCGTAGCATTATATTGATAAAGGCCTGGTGTTACTATGAGAGCCGAATACTTGGTGCTCACCATGGATTGATCTCCACCTATGCTTTGGAAACCTTGgttctatatatatttcatgttttcaacAACTCCTTCGCGGGTCCTCTTGAG GTCCTTTATCGTTTTCTCAAGTTCTTCAGTAAGTTTGATTGGGATAATTTATGTGTTAGTCTCTGGGGTCCTGTACCTATTAGTTCACTTCCAGATGTAACAG CGGAACGTCCTCGAAAGGATGGCGGAGAGTTACTACTTAGCAAATTATTTCTTGAGGCTTGTAGTGCTGTGTATGCTGTTTTACCTGCTGGACAGGATAATCAAGGGCAACCTTTTTTGTCCAAACACTTCAATGTTATTGATCCTTTGCGTGTAAACAACAACCTGGGACGTAGTGTCAGTAAAG GTAACTTCTTTAGGATACGCAGTGCGTTTGCATTTGGAGCTAAAAGGCTATCTAGGTTAATTGATTGCCCCAAAGAAGACCTGTGTTTTGAAGTAAATCAGTTTTTTCTGAACACCTGGGAGAGACATGGTAGTGGCCATCGTCCTGATGCGCCAAGGAATGATTTGTGGCTGTTGAGATTGTCAAATCATGATCACTTGCATGGGCCTGAGAGTCTAAGGAACAATTCAAGCAGCAAACCTTCCGGTCATGAAGCTCAAGTTGATGTGGCTCATGGCTCATGTACTGTTCCCTCCCAGAATGATAATTATTCCATAGATAGCACATCCAAAGGTAGTGAAGTTTCAACACTTTCTCGTACTCAAAGCCAAAAGACTAACGCTAACACTAACAGCACAAGGAGCACCTCTGATCAGAGTAGAAGGGAATCTACTTCCAATCAGAGTATGCATGCTGATAGAAGTCAGAGAAATGAAAAGCCCGACAACTTAGTCACCGACTTTCAGGGAAGGTATCCTTTTGCTAGGACACGCTCTAGTCCTGAACTTTCTGAGACATATGGCGAAATTTCTTCTCAAGGAAGGCGTAACAAAGTCCAAGAAAGTGGGAAAGGCCAGTCTTCATCTGCTAGGCTAAATCATGGCAGGAGGAAAAACCTGGGATCtgataatttgaaaaaccatGGTATTAGCTCTTCAAGTGATGATCCTTCATCTGTTAGGCACACCATTTCCAGTCAAAACTGCAATCCTGCTGCTGATTCAAATAGTTACCACAAAGATCCATGCTTGGATGTTGCCAGTGAAGAATTTGTTTCTGTCCTAGGGTCACAGGGGATGCATCAGGAAGAGCAAGATCTTGTGAATGTGATGGCTTCTTCTACTGGTCTGGATTTCAATGGACAGGTTCATGTTCCACTGAATATGGCACCTGGTCACATTTCTCTTCCAATTCCACCTTCTGTTCTAGCTTCAATGGGATATGGTCAGAGAAATATGGGTGGAATGGTACCCGCAAACATTCCCTTCTTGGAGACTCCTTGGGGTTTAAATATGCAATTTCCTCAAGGTTTGATTCCATCACCATTAGCCCATTATCTTCCTGGCATTGAATTGACTTCAAACCAAGAAGATTCAATTCAACCTGGTAATGAGAATATTGGTCCCATGAAAATGAATGTCAGGGAGCCTGATCATGATTTCTGGCATGAGCAGGAGAGGGGCTCCATTAGTGGGTTTGATATAGAAAATGGAAGCTTTGAGATGCATCAATTAGATGATCCGCAGCCTAGTTCATCTAGTTATAAATTTGTTTCATCATCTCGAAGAGGTGGCTCTGGCAACTCTTTGAGAGCTCACCAGAAGCTCACCAGAGAAACCCGAGGGCCAGCTAGGGAAGAATCTATAGGTGCtttaatatatcaagaaaacagaGGCACTGAAGAATACTTTGATGATAGAAGTGCATGTTCAAGGTCCTTTACTACGGTGAATATTAGTCCTTTGAGAAGTAAAACCTCATCTGAGAGTTCATGGGAAGGATCATCAGCAAAGATGTCAAAGCCTGTGAAGGAAAAAAGAGGTAGGAAAACAGTTTCTTCTGCAGTGCAGTCTTCTGTTTATGGAAAAGGTAAGAGTGCCTCTGAACATTCTTCCAATCTGACAGATGATGACAATAAAGAATGGAATGAGCCATCAACAATGGGCCCTGAACCTGAAAGAAGCATAGGATCCCAAACTGAATCTTCTGCTGCTTTGCATGTTTCAAGGCATCAAGTACCTGGATATGAAAGAGCACAGCCAAGTGAATCTGATTCATTGGTACCCATTGCTCCAGTGCTCTTAGGTCATGGTTCACGGCAAAGATCTGCTGATAACTCAGGGTCAGGGACTGTTCACTATACATTTTATCCTGCAGGGCTACCAGTTCCATTTGTTACAATGCTTCCACTGTACAACTTCCCAACTGAGACAGGAACTTCTGGTGCATCAACTAGCCAATTCGACGGTGAAGAGGGCCTTGATAACAGTGATTCGGGTCAAAATTTCGATTCATCTGAAGGAATTGATCTATCTGAGGTCTTAAGTACCTCCAGTTCTATGAGAATGGCTGCTTCTGTAGAGCCATTGGAACACAAACCCGACATTCTTAATAGTGATTTTCATAGCCACTGGCAGAACTTGCAGTTTGGGCGTTTATGCCAAAACACACAAAATCCTGCACCTATGATTTATCCATCACCTGTTATGGTGCCGCCTGTGTATTTACAGGGCCGTTTTCCATGGGATGGTTCTGGGAGACCAGTTTCAACTAACATGAATAATTTTACTCAGCTTAGTATTGTTCCAGTTGCTCCACTACAGTCTGCATCTAATAGACCTGCTGGTGCCTATCAGCATTATGTTGATGAAATGCCTAGATATCGAGGTGGAACTGGGACCTACTTGCCGAATCCA AAGGTTGCTGTCCGAGACCGGCATGCTACAAATATGAGAAAGGGAAATCACAACTACAATAGAAGTGACCACCATGGTGATAGGGAAGTGAGCTGGAACAATAATTCTAGAGCACGAGCTGCTGGGCGCGGCAACAATCGCAGCCATGCTGAGAAGTCTAATACAAGGCCAGACTGGTTGGCTGGTGAGAGTCAAGCTGAGAGGACATGGGGCTCACATAGACATGATATGTTCCCTTCGTGCCAGTCTCAGAATGGTCCAATCCGCTCAAACACAACTCAGAGTGGTTCCAGCAATGTGGCATATG AGCATCTTGAGCTTGGGTTCGTTGGGCCAGTAGGTTTCTCCGGTGCAAATGAGACCTTGCATTTAAATGAGGTGAGTCGATCAAGTGGGGGATTTGAGGACCAAAGGTTTCATAGCAGCTCTGCTCATCAGCCATCACCAGATCAGCCTTCTTCACCCCATGTCCAGAG GGGGATTTGA